AAATCAATATTACTCGTCGCTACAGACTGTTTCTATTCTACTTTTGCTCGAACAGGGCCAACTAGTTACGCTAAATCTAAAATCCTAGTGTCCATAAGAATATATGTTAAAGGcatttatttgaaacttttaGGAATGATTTCTAGTGGTTTTCTATGGGGTTACATAGCAGATGCTAAGGGCAGGAGAGCCGTTTTTCTTTATGGCTATATAGCTGATAGTATTTGTAACTTCCTGTCAGGGTTTTCACAGAATTTTTGGATGCTTGTATCTTTCAAATTCCTTAGTGGTTTCATGTGAGTTTATAACAGAGattctaaattatttgaacCTTTAATTGTCAATTcgagttattaaaaataattattggaTTACGGATAACAATGCAAGGTCAAATTTTAATTGACGTAATTAAACAATTAGGACTCGAATAAAGacttgtttcatttttaaaatattgcaacaggtataaaatattataatttcttttaatatttaaattactttttacatCTAAGTTTCTCACAAATACATGAATACACATAGTGTAATAGTTATTTTACGTTAGAATAAGCGGGCCCCATACTTCCATCGTGGCCTACACTTCCgaattttatggaaaaaaagaaagaggaagaatttCATTGATCGTCGGTTTTGCCATTACATCTGGACATATCGTAAGCGCAGGTATGATATATGTGACTTGACATCAAGATAAAACACTTGTTTATATGTCAGATCGCTAAATCTTGTAGTGCTGGCGTTCATCATCATTCCACAACGCTGGTCCATCGTTCTGTGGGACGGTGCGTTTGTCTACAATTCCTGGAGACTTTTTCTTTCCGTCTGTGGAATACCAATATTGATCGGCGTTATTTGTCTCTTCCTGTTTCCGGAAAGTCCAAAGTTTCTCATGTCACAGGGTCACACGGAGGATGCGTTGAAAGTTTTCAAGATGATTTATAGCATCAACACGGGAAAATCCGCGGAAGAATATCCGGTTAGaagtttcaataatttatttctgctTTTAAATGTCCGAATCTTTTCTGACGTTCTacgaattacatttttctttatttgatatctaaaataaatatattaattaaatgtttatactGGTATTAACTAGTTTCTAGAAATGATCATTCATCCCAAGAATATCAGTGTGAACATATTTGGGTTAAATAAcacatttttttaacaaaagatTTTATCAACAGTGTCAATGTTCTCTGTTTAAGAtacaatatttagaaaatgaaCTTCCTAAAGAAGGAAGTGATAACGACCACGATGGAAAAATAGAGAGGAAGGCAATTTTCTTTACTCCACATTTAAATAGAATTCTCTTGGTCACAGTCATACAATTTGGTTCGATGTACACGTGAGTATTTCTTCTTAATGTTTTGGCCGAATTAATATTACACTAACTTTGGAGTAAACACAATTACCGTGATCGGTAATAGTGTCACAAGGAACTTTGCAAATGGGTTGttgttaaaaagtaattagtagaatgaaatttttaatcgattcaTTTTGTCAGAATGACAATGTTTGTGACGGACGACCTTCTTTGctttatctataaatattgACGTCGCGTTACTGTGTTCAGTAAAACACGTAAAAGACAAGAAGTCGAGAGGTGACGTTTATCAAGACTGATATGAGAACAGTAATCGTACAAAAATCCACGAAACGTCAGTGAGGAAACAATCTTATCAAAGGACGACATTCcaaggaaaaagagaatacaaattgatattaagtaaatttttttacgtttctcaTTTTACAGAACCAACACGATTCGTATGTGGCAACCTCAACTTTTCACGATACTAGGAAATTTCGATCCAGTGAATTATAATCTAACAGAAGGACATAAATCGACATTTTGCGAGATCTTGGATTTCTTCTCTGTCGTAGACAGAACTTCCGCAGCCATTGAAGAGAACGTGAACTGTACAAACGTGGGGCAGCCTACTTAGCAAACATTTTTTCATCATCCCTCtcagtaaattttatttctccttgTGTTTCTctgattatataatattatttgaattttctagaTTGTCGTGAATGAGTCTGTTTATGTGAATACGATCGTTGTAACTGCCTTTGGAggtattcttattttattgaGTAGCTTTCTActgaatattttgaattacAAAATCTTACTGTGTAAGTatttacaatgaaaattttacagTCTAATTATGGTAAAATCTCGATTATCCCAACTGTTTATGACGCACGCTGAATAATTTCGAAAGATCATTCATTTTGAactaatttgtaaatattaatattaatcagaAACAAGAATTTTTCCCAGTTTCGGTTCTGTTTTACGATCtttcttccaaatttttcactatacattatacaatttcaataatcagtatattatacgttattgtattatatttacacgTTGATTGATAGTATCAATTTAATGATAATTACGCGCTTAATTGACAGTATTAACGTATGATTACAGATATTTCTTACGGAGTAGCATTCATATGCATAGTTTGTCTGAACTGGTCGTCTGACGCATTACCAACACTAATTCTGACGAGTTTGTTCATTGGATTGACAAACACTACCCTAAATATAATTGTTGCTGCAACCGTCATTATGTTTCCAACTTCTCTAAGGTTAGATATAACAATAGTaccaattaaataataatattaactaaGATATTACCATAGGAACATAAAATtcagaatttaaaattaaattaaaatcttccATTAAAATCAGAGCGATCGCAGTGAGTCTGGTGATGTCAGTGGGAAGAATAGGGTCGGTGGTTGGGAACCTTCTCTTCCCAATTTTACTGGCTCAAGGATGCTTGGCACCCATGATCCAGTTGGCGTGCTTGATATTACGTAAGTTGCCCTCTCCCACCGTCGAAcgtgtttctttttaaaaatactataACTCTTCTTCATTGTAGTTTGCTCCACTTTAACGTGCTTTCTTCCGTCGACCAAAAAAGCTAAATAATAAGAATTATGTAAATCTGTGTTACGATATGTAAGCTTCTCTGAAAGAACTTGCTAATAGAGAAGTTtttacgtacatacatatactcTAACTACGAATACTAGATCGCATCGCAGATAGCCTACAGACCTCGTTCTCCAACACTAAACCAAGGAATTACACGTATACTCATCCTTGAATCATTCTAACATGATCAGAATTTCCAAAGCGAACCACGATACCTTTCTTAAGAGTCTGGTGACTATAATATTCACATTaagaataaacaaattttaggAGGATCAGAAATGTAGGAAAATTCAataactttgaatatttcaaaaataaggAGTATCAGATAATTGAAGAGATATAGATATCGATAAGACGAAACGTACAAAATAAGAGGATAATAGAAAGAAGGATCTATCGAAGCAAGGAAGCACGCGTTCGAAGGCGAATACAGGCAAAAACAACGACAACGATGTTTGTTAGACAATGGAAGGGTGGGATGTTTCCAGTTGGACACTCTTCACGGTCACATTTTCAGGAGAAGATCGATCTCAGTTTAAAACAATGATCGAGCGCGTCGAGGACGAACGCGGCGTTCCTCGCCCAGCGTGAACACGACGCTGCTACGGGGGCCTTGGGTTTCACTTTCGACACATCCTGGAGAGCCCTCCACGCTGCAGCCTTCACCCACATGCTCGTTCTTCTCGATCCCCCGCGTACAACCGCTCCGTTCGGCCGGCGTTTCGTGTGGACGCGGCTTTATCGCGCGCCCGGAATCTCGACACCTTCGCGCTAGCCACGTTGATCGAGTAATTACGCGTGTCCATAAAACTTACCGCGCGTATTACAATGGAAGAATGGGAGAAAGTCAAGGTATCGAATTGATTGCAACGTGATGTTTTATTTTGTCACGAGATGCAGCGATGATGCTTGATATTTGATTTTGCTTTTTGCTTCTTCGGTTTACTTAAACGATAATCTATCAGTGAACCGGTACATTCAAATCTCATgcatttattttacgtttactAATAGATTGCAGGATTACATTTTTGCGAAGAATTTTGTTACAATTAAAGAAACAGAATGCAAGagaagatttgtttcaataaatataataaatactgtattttacatattttatatatttttgtgtaggattatacgTATTTCGTGTATTTTTGAACAATGTAATTTGCCAGAAATTATGTCTATGTTAATGCACAAGTTGTATCGTTAGTTTGATCACAAGAATTACTagagaatttcatataatacaCTTATGTAATTCGATGTTACTTGTGTTTATTAGTTCAATTAATACGTTACAGTTACGATCTTtgtatcataaaataaaaagaatattttgtagGATAActagattaaatttaatagaacTAACGGGATACGAATGGCAATAAATGCTActcgtaaaaagaaattaatcttgTTTTACTTGAACAAATACTGCGCCTCTTGCGCTACTGATTCTcaatattatcttttaaataaagcAGAATGAGGCTCGGGGAACTCGTTTACAGCTATGCGTTCACTTCAACCGCATACTTTACTTTCTTTGTCCTAAAGTAACGAATGTAAGACTTTAAATGGTATTACACAATAATAccacgaagaaagaaattgctaGGGTAGAATGTGCAGTTGACTCGCGCTGTATACGTTTCGTTGGCGTTTCGCGTAAGAAGCACCCAAGGTGGCGCCTAAGACAGCATTCCGAATAAATTGCGGAACGGAAGAGCGCAGACGTACGCACGTGTCGGAGGAAAAACGTGTTGGCATAGCTTTTGCGTTTTTCCCTCTGGTGTGTTCATCTACTAAGAGCTCCGTATTGTTACAACATGGAAAAACTCTTGTACATAACGTGGCTATCTCTTGTCATTTACTAAAGAATTCTCCTTAAATTTCTACTTTGACTTCGGAATAatctttatacattataatgtgataaaatgtagaaaaaatttgactttcaattatttaaaaaattcctacTACTTATGCATATGCAAGTAACTATCAGGTTGTTGCATAATGAATGTTTctaaataatcaataatataatacataaatgaAAACAACTACCAACGGCTTGCTAAACGTAAAAAGACAACATTATTATGcaacaatttaatattaatcataAAACACCCCTGAGAAGATAACGGTTCGAGTTTGACCAGTCATCGATTGGACAGAGGAATCAGAAAATACGCAAAGATAAAGTAGAGGGAATAAAATCTTGTGAAAGCGATCGCGTAGATGGGCCCACGGTCCTCTAATCATTCTTTACGGACACGAAGACGTAACGCGATTTCACGGTTGCTATTCGCTCGATCGTTCTTTCTTCCGGAGAAATAGAACGGACGGCGTGGGTACGGCCGCCAACAGCCAGTCGCATCAGAATCGCCTCGATACTGTTAACTCTTCCCGCAAAATCCTCGAATCATCGACGTATtcatcgtttctctttctttcctctctcttctctctcctttGTGTTTCAAATATACATCTTGCTGTTGGGGTTATTAGATGcatgtgaacaaaggaacgcgtggataaattgtaaggtagaaaatatattttaaatattgaagtgtaaatacaagtcggaatataattaagctggtccagatcctcgcgctagcagtgttaccctatgactgaaaacctgaagccatcgtcgcctgtctactgtttatggtttacGTCCTGtgttttcgtccagtcgcggggagacagtcgcgttatagcgcgtcaacgggagtcgtaaattcccgctacgattgcacgaatcgacaccacgaattggacgatccccttatttcttgtgggagaataaagggtgattgggttggaatataactggacttcacagttacattatatatgt
The nucleotide sequence above comes from Bombus fervidus isolate BK054 chromosome 6, iyBomFerv1, whole genome shotgun sequence. Encoded proteins:
- the LOC139988346 gene encoding putative transporter SVOPL; the encoded protein is MPHRISIIAVPDKFTKEHRKDSNEVSRKKRSADFETAIAAAGYGKFQYLLLLTIIPVSWATSIDTSSIAMILPSAECDLQLTLLQKGVLNAIIYAGMISSGFLWGYIADAKGRRAVFLYGYIADSICNFLSGFSQNFWMLVSFKFLSGFIISGPHTSIVAYTSEFYGKKERGRISLIVGFAITSGHIVSAVLAFIIIPQRWSIVLWDGAFVYNSWRLFLSVCGIPILIGVICLFLFPESPKFLMSQGHTEDALKVFKMIYSINTGKSAEEYPIQYLENELPKEGSDNDHDGKIERKAIFFTPHLNRILLVTVIQFGSMYTTNTIRMWQPQLFTILGNFDPVNYNLTEGHKSTFCEILDFFSVVDRTSAAIEENVNCTNIVVNESVYVNTIVVTAFGGILILLSSFLLNILNYKILLYISYGVAFICIVCLNWSSDALPTLILTSLFIGLTNTTLNIIVAATVIMFPTSLRAIAVSLVMSVGRIGSVVGNLLFPILLAQGCLAPMIQLACLILLCSTLTCFLPSTKKAK